In Afipia sp. GAS231, a single window of DNA contains:
- a CDS encoding VOC family protein, giving the protein MLQGLGYAGFGSDALDDWRQFGTGLVGLQAVERGNSLLAFRMDDRKQRIVIDRAMGEGTRFFGWEVADAAALNALAARLEQAGVRVIAEPQTLADARRVRSLISFRDPAGNRLEAFYGPEIDETPFSPGRSISGFRTGPLGLGHAVLTVENIDPMKAFYVDVLGFGLSDYIEKPFRAYFFHVNARHHSLALIETGTSGMHHLMVELYSLDDVGQAYDIALTQENRIGVTLGRHTNDFMTSFYAKTPSSFMIECGWGGREIDPATWQPVEMFDGPSMWGHERVWLPEKDRAVAREMRMHAAASGLRAPVQVMEGNYKLMSGTCAWWDGVKQ; this is encoded by the coding sequence ATGTTGCAGGGATTGGGATATGCGGGGTTCGGATCTGATGCCCTCGACGACTGGCGGCAATTCGGCACCGGCCTCGTGGGCTTGCAGGCGGTCGAGCGCGGCAATTCGCTGCTGGCGTTCCGGATGGACGACCGCAAACAACGCATCGTCATCGACCGCGCCATGGGCGAAGGCACGCGCTTTTTCGGCTGGGAGGTGGCGGACGCTGCCGCTCTGAACGCGCTCGCGGCCCGGCTGGAGCAGGCCGGCGTCCGTGTTATCGCCGAACCGCAGACGCTGGCCGATGCGCGGCGCGTGCGCAGCCTGATTTCGTTCCGCGATCCCGCCGGCAACCGGCTCGAAGCGTTTTACGGCCCCGAAATCGACGAGACGCCGTTCAGCCCGGGACGTTCGATCTCGGGTTTCCGCACCGGCCCGCTCGGGCTCGGCCACGCCGTGTTGACGGTCGAGAACATCGATCCGATGAAGGCGTTCTACGTCGACGTGCTCGGCTTCGGGCTTTCCGACTATATCGAAAAGCCGTTCCGCGCCTATTTCTTCCACGTCAACGCGCGTCACCACAGCCTGGCGCTGATCGAGACCGGCACCAGCGGCATGCACCACCTGATGGTCGAACTGTATTCGCTCGACGATGTCGGACAGGCTTACGATATCGCGCTGACGCAAGAGAATCGCATCGGCGTCACGCTCGGCCGCCACACCAACGATTTTATGACCTCGTTCTACGCCAAGACGCCGTCCTCGTTCATGATCGAATGCGGCTGGGGCGGCCGCGAGATCGATCCCGCGACATGGCAGCCAGTCGAAATGTTCGACGGCCCGAGCATGTGGGGGCACGAGCGGGTCTGGCTGCCGGAGAAAGACCGCGCAGTCGCGCGCGAGATGCGGATGCATGCCGCGGCCAGCGGGCTGCGCGCCCCGGTGCAGGTGATGGAAGGCAATTACAAGCTGATGTCGGGGACCTGCGCGTGGTGGGACGGGGTCAAGCAATAG
- a CDS encoding NAD-dependent epimerase/dehydratase family protein, whose protein sequence is MRMKVFCTGASGYIGGSVAAHLVAAGHQVTGLVRSQEKADAVRARGIQPLLGTLDDAECLMQAARAADIVVNAASADQKGAVTALLDALGGSGKPFVHTSGSSIIGTRSKGQRSDAVFDEDTPFTPSPTRAARVALNELILSYRDKGCRPVIVCPSLIYGLGLGVEQHSTQVPLLIDLAKKRGCAAHAGPGENIWSNVHIDDLVTLYALAIEKAPAGAFFFAENGENSMREVCEAINRRLGLAGPPTAMSMQEAAAEWGEGTAEDTMASNSRVRAVRARQLGWKPKARSLIEEIEQGCYR, encoded by the coding sequence ATGAGAATGAAAGTCTTCTGTACAGGGGCGTCCGGCTATATCGGCGGATCGGTGGCAGCCCATCTGGTTGCCGCCGGGCATCAGGTCACCGGCCTCGTCCGCTCGCAGGAAAAGGCCGATGCGGTTCGCGCCCGGGGCATTCAGCCTTTGCTGGGAACGCTTGATGACGCCGAATGTCTGATGCAAGCGGCACGCGCCGCCGACATCGTCGTCAATGCGGCGAGCGCCGATCAAAAGGGCGCGGTCACGGCCCTGCTTGACGCGCTGGGGGGAAGCGGCAAGCCGTTCGTCCACACCTCTGGATCAAGCATCATCGGCACGCGGTCCAAGGGCCAGCGCTCCGATGCGGTGTTCGATGAAGACACGCCGTTCACGCCATCGCCCACCCGCGCGGCCCGGGTCGCGCTGAACGAACTCATCCTTTCCTATCGCGACAAGGGTTGTCGTCCCGTCATCGTTTGCCCGAGCCTGATCTACGGCCTCGGCCTTGGCGTCGAGCAGCACTCGACGCAGGTGCCGCTGTTGATTGACCTGGCGAAAAAAAGAGGTTGTGCCGCACATGCCGGGCCGGGCGAGAACATCTGGTCGAACGTGCATATCGACGATCTGGTGACGCTCTATGCGCTCGCCATCGAGAAGGCGCCGGCGGGCGCGTTCTTCTTTGCCGAGAACGGCGAAAATTCGATGCGCGAGGTGTGCGAGGCCATCAACCGCAGGCTGGGTCTTGCAGGACCACCGACGGCGATGTCGATGCAAGAGGCGGCCGCCGAATGGGGCGAGGGCACGGCCGAGGATACGATGGCTTCCAACAGCAGGGTGCGCGCGGTCCGGGCGCGGCAACTCGGCTGGAAGCCGAAAGCGCGGAGCCTGATCGAGGAGATCGAGCAGGGGTGTTACCGGTAG
- a CDS encoding 6-carboxytetrahydropterin synthase, with amino-acid sequence MWELTKSFRFEAAHSLQGTTFGADSEEIHGHSFRAEVSVRGTPDPATGMVLDLGLLERSMEEIRKTLDHKFLNKIEALGAPTLENISRFIWERLQHAGNITRVSVHRDSCNESCTYFGPQ; translated from the coding sequence ATGTGGGAATTGACGAAATCGTTTCGCTTTGAAGCCGCGCATTCGCTGCAGGGAACCACCTTCGGCGCGGACAGCGAGGAAATCCACGGCCATTCGTTTCGCGCCGAAGTCAGCGTGCGCGGCACGCCCGATCCCGCCACCGGCATGGTGCTCGATCTCGGTTTGCTCGAACGCAGCATGGAAGAGATCCGCAAGACCCTCGACCACAAGTTCCTGAACAAGATCGAAGCGCTCGGCGCCCCGACGCTGGAAAATATTTCGCGGTTCATCTGGGAACGGCTTCAGCACGCCGGCAACATCACCCGCGTCAGTGTCCACCGCGACAGTTGCAACGAGAGCTGCACGTATTTCGGGCCGCAGTAA
- the queE gene encoding 7-carboxy-7-deazaguanine synthase has protein sequence MSYAVKEIFLTLQGEGAHAGRAAVFCRFSGCNLWSGREQDRATATCQFCDTDFVGTDGTLGGRYASADQLADTIASQWTGENTNRYVVLTGGEPLLQVDAAFIDALHARGFAIGIETNGTIEPPDGMDWVCVSPKAGAGLVVRRGHELKLVYPQAGARPEDFADLAFERFSLQPMDGPDAIENTARTVDYCLRHPQWRLSLQTHKTLGIR, from the coding sequence GTGAGTTACGCGGTCAAAGAGATTTTCCTCACCCTGCAGGGCGAAGGCGCGCATGCCGGCCGGGCTGCGGTGTTTTGCCGGTTTTCCGGCTGCAACCTCTGGAGCGGCCGCGAACAGGATCGCGCCACCGCCACCTGCCAGTTCTGCGATACCGACTTCGTCGGCACCGACGGCACGCTGGGCGGCCGATACGCCTCGGCCGACCAACTCGCCGACACCATCGCTTCGCAATGGACCGGCGAGAACACCAACCGCTACGTCGTGCTGACCGGGGGCGAACCGCTGCTGCAGGTCGATGCGGCCTTCATCGACGCGCTGCATGCGCGGGGTTTTGCGATCGGCATCGAGACCAACGGCACCATCGAGCCGCCCGACGGGATGGATTGGGTCTGCGTCAGCCCGAAAGCCGGCGCCGGCCTCGTCGTGCGCCGCGGACATGAATTGAAACTGGTCTATCCGCAGGCCGGTGCCCGGCCGGAGGATTTCGCCGACCTTGCCTTCGAGCGGTTCTCGCTGCAGCCGATGGACGGGCCGGATGCAATCGAAAACACCGCACGCACGGTGGACTATTGCCTGCGCCATCCGCAGTGGCGGCTCAGCCTGCAGACGCACAAGACACTCGGTATCAGATAG
- a CDS encoding adenine phosphoribosyltransferase, producing MTFDHDLKATVRTIPDYPKPGILFRDITTLLADARAFRRAVDELVHPWAGNKIDKVAGVEARGFILGGAVAHQVSAGFVPIRKKGKLPHTTVRIAYSLEYGLDEMEMHADAVHPGERVILVDDLIATGGTAEGAVKLLRQIGANVVAACFIIDLPDLGGAAKLRAMDVPVRTLMTFEGH from the coding sequence ATGACATTCGATCACGACCTGAAGGCCACCGTTCGCACCATTCCGGATTACCCCAAACCCGGCATCCTGTTTCGCGACATCACCACGCTATTGGCGGACGCGCGCGCGTTCCGCCGCGCGGTCGACGAACTGGTGCATCCCTGGGCCGGCAACAAGATCGACAAGGTCGCCGGCGTCGAGGCGAGGGGTTTCATTCTCGGCGGCGCCGTGGCGCACCAGGTCTCGGCCGGCTTCGTGCCGATCCGCAAGAAAGGCAAGCTGCCGCACACCACGGTGCGGATCGCTTACTCGCTGGAATATGGCCTCGATGAAATGGAGATGCATGCCGATGCCGTGCACCCCGGCGAGCGCGTCATTCTCGTCGACGATCTCATCGCCACCGGCGGCACGGCGGAAGGCGCGGTCAAACTGTTGCGCCAGATCGGCGCCAACGTGGTCGCAGCCTGCTTCATCATCGACCTGCCGGATCTCGGCGGCGCCGCCAAGCTGCGCGCGATGGACGTGCCGGTGCGCACGCTGATGACGTTCGAGGGGCATTGA
- a CDS encoding cytochrome c1, translated as MSGPSDFQPTNPALKWIERRLPIMGLMHSSFVAYPTPRNLNYWWTFGAILSMMLGVQILTGVILAMHYTPHADLAFKSVELLVRDVNYGWLLRNIHASGASMFFLAVYVHMFRGLYYGSYKEPREVLWILGVIIYLLMMATGFMGYVLPWGQMSFWGATVITNLFSAVPYFGESIVTLLWGGYSVGNPTLNRFFSLHYLLPFVIAGVVVLHIWALHVAGQNNPAGVEAKTEKDTVPFTPYATIKDAFGVSCFMLFFAWFIFYMPNYLGDADNYIPANPGVTPAHIVPEWYYLPFYAILRSIPNKLAGVACMFGAIVVLAFLPWLDNAKTRSSKYRPLAKQFFWIFVVVCVLLGYLGAQPPEGIYVIAGRILTFCYFAYFLILLPLLSRIEKPRPVPNSIAADVLSKSVGKVAASIAIALVVAGSVFAGSVQNARAEENSDSPPSQKWSFAGPLGKFDRGSLQRGLKVYKEVCSACHALSYIAFRNVADPGGPGYSVAQASALAAEYKVKDGPNDQGEMFERPGRSADYFPSPFPNEQAARAANGGAYPPDLSLITKARSYKRGFPTFIFDFFTQYQEQGPDYVDAILQGFEDKPPAGVAIPEGSYYNKYFPGHAIKMPKPLSDGQVTFDDGSPATVAQYAKDVTTFLMWAAEPHMEARKQMGLQVFVFLILLSVLLYFTKKKVWANAH; from the coding sequence ATGAGCGGACCATCCGATTTTCAGCCGACCAATCCCGCCTTGAAGTGGATCGAACGGCGCCTCCCGATTATGGGACTCATGCATTCCTCGTTCGTGGCGTATCCGACGCCGCGTAACCTGAACTACTGGTGGACCTTCGGCGCCATCCTTTCGATGATGCTGGGTGTGCAGATCCTGACCGGCGTGATCCTGGCGATGCACTACACGCCGCATGCCGATCTCGCCTTCAAGTCGGTCGAACTGCTGGTCCGCGACGTCAATTACGGCTGGCTGCTGCGCAACATCCACGCCTCCGGCGCTTCGATGTTCTTCCTCGCCGTCTACGTCCACATGTTCCGCGGCCTGTATTACGGGTCGTACAAGGAGCCGCGTGAAGTGCTCTGGATCCTCGGCGTCATCATCTACCTGCTGATGATGGCGACCGGCTTCATGGGTTACGTGCTGCCGTGGGGCCAGATGAGCTTCTGGGGCGCCACCGTCATCACCAACCTGTTCTCGGCCGTGCCGTATTTCGGCGAGAGCATCGTGACGCTGCTGTGGGGCGGCTATTCGGTCGGCAACCCGACGCTGAACCGCTTCTTCTCGCTGCACTACCTGCTGCCGTTCGTGATCGCCGGCGTGGTCGTGCTGCACATCTGGGCGCTGCACGTCGCGGGCCAGAACAATCCGGCCGGCGTCGAGGCGAAGACCGAAAAGGACACCGTGCCTTTCACGCCCTACGCCACCATCAAGGATGCGTTCGGCGTTTCCTGCTTCATGCTGTTCTTCGCCTGGTTCATTTTCTACATGCCGAACTATCTCGGCGACGCCGACAACTACATTCCGGCGAACCCCGGCGTGACGCCCGCGCACATCGTGCCGGAATGGTATTACCTGCCGTTCTACGCGATCCTGCGCTCGATCCCGAACAAGCTCGCCGGCGTCGCCTGCATGTTCGGCGCGATCGTCGTGCTGGCGTTCCTGCCCTGGCTCGACAACGCCAAGACCCGTTCGTCGAAATATCGCCCGCTGGCCAAGCAGTTCTTCTGGATCTTCGTCGTCGTCTGCGTCCTGCTCGGCTATCTCGGCGCGCAGCCGCCGGAAGGCATCTATGTGATAGCCGGCCGTATCCTGACTTTCTGCTACTTCGCTTATTTCCTGATCCTGCTGCCGCTCTTGAGCCGGATCGAGAAGCCCCGTCCGGTGCCGAATTCGATCGCCGCAGACGTGCTGTCGAAGTCGGTCGGCAAGGTCGCGGCATCGATCGCGATTGCGCTCGTCGTCGCCGGCAGTGTGTTCGCCGGCAGCGTGCAGAACGCCCGCGCCGAAGAGAATTCGGACTCGCCGCCCTCCCAGAAGTGGTCGTTCGCAGGTCCCTTGGGCAAGTTCGATCGCGGCTCGCTGCAGCGTGGCCTGAAGGTCTACAAGGAAGTCTGCTCGGCCTGCCACGCTTTGTCCTACATCGCGTTCCGCAACGTCGCCGATCCCGGTGGCCCCGGTTATTCGGTGGCGCAGGCGTCGGCGCTGGCGGCCGAGTACAAGGTCAAGGACGGCCCGAACGATCAGGGCGAGATGTTCGAGCGGCCGGGCCGGTCCGCCGACTATTTCCCGTCGCCGTTCCCGAACGAGCAGGCGGCCCGCGCGGCCAATGGCGGCGCCTATCCGCCAGACCTGTCGCTGATCACCAAGGCGCGTTCCTACAAGCGCGGCTTTCCGACCTTCATCTTCGACTTCTTCACCCAATACCAGGAACAGGGCCCGGACTACGTCGACGCGATCCTGCAGGGCTTTGAAGACAAGCCGCCGGCCGGCGTGGCCATCCCCGAGGGCTCCTACTACAACAAGTATTTCCCGGGCCACGCCATCAAGATGCCGAAGCCGCTCAGCGACGGCCAGGTGACCTTTGACGATGGTTCGCCGGCGACCGTTGCGCAATACGCCAAGGACGTCACCACGTTCCTGATGTGGGCCGCGGAACCGCACATGGAAGCGCGCAAGCAAATGGGCCTGCAGGTGTTCGTGTTCCTGATCCTGCTCAGCGTCTTGCTGTACTTCACCAAGAAGAAGGTCTGGGCCAACGCCCACTGA
- a CDS encoding anthranilate synthase component I: MNRTAFSLPEHSEYRTRGGLVVSRAVEQFTGNAKRLDDLIDLLDRRPGVVLSSGTTVPGRYESFDFGFADPPLVLETTSSNFTLTALNARGEVLIAFLADALREPCVVISDKSATRLAGHIVRGAAPVDEDQRTRRASVMSLVRDIVASLSANDDPMLGLYGAFAYDLVFQIEDLVQKRAREADQRDIVLYVPDRILAYDRATGRGVMLSYDFAWNGKSTAGLPRDTAESSYAKSPRQGFADHAPGEYQATVEVARAAFARGDLFEAVPGQLFAEPCERSPAEVFQRLCRINPSPYGALMNLGDGEFLVSASPEMFVRSDGRRVETCPISGTIARGADAIGDAEQIRQLLNSEKDEFELNMCTDVDRNDKARVCVPGTIKVLARRQIETYSKLFHTVDHVEGILRPGFDSLDAFLTHAWAVTVTGAPKLWAMQFVEDNERSSRRWYAGAIGAVNFDGSINTGLTIRTIRMKDGLAEVRVGATCLFDSDPAAEDRECQVKAAALFQALRGDPPKPLSDVAPDATGSGKKVLLIDHDDSFVHMLADYFRQVGADVTVVRHVHAQDMLKKKWDLLVLSPGPGRPEDFGISKTIGTALDNKLPIFGVCLGVQAIGEYFGGQLGQLGQPAHGRPSRIQVRGGRLMQNLPNEIVIGRYHSLFVERDSVPDVLEVTATTEDGVAMAIEHKSLPVGGVQFHPESLMSLGGEVGLRIVENAFRLGVGTN, translated from the coding sequence ATGAACAGGACAGCTTTCTCCCTGCCGGAGCACAGCGAATACCGGACCCGCGGCGGCCTCGTGGTGTCGCGGGCGGTCGAGCAGTTCACCGGCAATGCCAAGCGCCTCGACGACCTGATCGACCTGCTCGATCGCCGCCCCGGCGTGGTGCTGTCCTCGGGCACCACGGTGCCGGGCCGCTATGAGAGTTTCGACTTCGGCTTTGCCGATCCGCCGCTGGTGCTGGAAACCACGAGCTCCAACTTCACGCTGACCGCGCTCAACGCGCGTGGCGAAGTGCTGATCGCCTTTCTCGCCGACGCGCTGCGCGAGCCCTGCGTCGTCATCTCGGACAAGAGCGCAACCCGCCTGGCCGGACATATCGTCCGCGGCGCGGCGCCTGTCGACGAAGACCAGCGCACCCGCCGCGCCAGCGTGATGTCGCTGGTGCGGGATATCGTTGCTTCCCTGTCGGCCAATGACGATCCGATGCTCGGCCTGTACGGGGCGTTTGCCTATGACCTGGTGTTCCAGATCGAGGACCTCGTGCAGAAGCGTGCGCGTGAGGCCGACCAGCGCGATATCGTACTGTATGTGCCGGATCGTATCCTGGCCTACGACCGTGCCACCGGCCGCGGTGTGATGCTGAGCTATGATTTCGCCTGGAACGGCAAGTCGACCGCGGGCCTGCCGCGCGACACTGCCGAGAGCAGCTACGCCAAATCGCCGCGGCAGGGATTTGCCGATCACGCGCCCGGCGAATATCAGGCGACCGTCGAAGTCGCCCGCGCCGCGTTCGCGCGTGGCGACCTGTTCGAAGCGGTGCCGGGACAGTTGTTTGCCGAGCCCTGCGAGCGCTCACCGGCGGAAGTATTCCAGCGGCTGTGCCGGATCAACCCGTCACCCTATGGCGCGCTGATGAATCTCGGCGACGGCGAGTTTCTGGTGTCGGCCTCGCCGGAAATGTTCGTGCGTTCCGACGGCCGCCGGGTCGAGACCTGCCCGATCTCGGGCACGATCGCGCGCGGTGCGGATGCGATCGGCGATGCCGAGCAGATCCGGCAGTTACTGAATTCGGAAAAAGACGAATTCGAACTCAACATGTGCACCGACGTCGATCGCAACGACAAGGCGCGGGTCTGCGTGCCCGGGACGATCAAAGTTCTCGCGCGACGGCAGATCGAGACCTATTCGAAACTGTTTCACACCGTCGACCATGTCGAAGGCATTCTGCGGCCCGGCTTCGACTCGCTCGATGCGTTCCTGACCCATGCGTGGGCGGTGACGGTGACCGGCGCGCCGAAACTGTGGGCGATGCAGTTCGTCGAGGACAATGAGCGCTCGTCGCGGCGCTGGTATGCCGGCGCCATCGGCGCGGTGAATTTCGACGGCAGCATCAATACCGGGCTCACCATCCGCACCATCCGGATGAAGGACGGCCTCGCTGAAGTGCGCGTCGGCGCCACCTGTTTGTTTGATTCCGATCCCGCCGCCGAAGACCGCGAATGCCAGGTCAAGGCGGCGGCGCTGTTCCAGGCGCTGCGCGGCGATCCGCCAAAGCCGCTGTCGGACGTTGCGCCGGACGCGACCGGTTCAGGCAAGAAGGTGCTCCTGATCGATCACGACGACAGCTTCGTGCACATGCTGGCGGATTATTTCCGACAAGTGGGCGCCGACGTCACCGTGGTCCGGCATGTGCATGCGCAGGACATGCTGAAGAAGAAATGGGATCTGCTGGTGCTGTCGCCCGGCCCGGGAAGGCCTGAGGATTTCGGGATTTCGAAAACCATTGGCACCGCGCTCGACAACAAGCTGCCGATTTTCGGCGTCTGCCTCGGCGTGCAGGCGATCGGCGAATATTTTGGCGGCCAACTCGGTCAGCTCGGCCAGCCCGCGCACGGACGGCCGTCGCGAATCCAGGTGCGGGGCGGACGCTTGATGCAGAACCTGCCCAACGAAATCGTCATCGGCCGCTATCATTCGCTCTTCGTCGAGCGCGACAGCGTGCCTGACGTGCTCGAGGTCACCGCGACCACCGAGGACGGCGTCGCGATGGCGATCGAACACAAATCATTGCCGGTCGGCGGCGTGCAGTTTCACCCGGAGTCGCTGATGTCGCTCGGGGGCGAGGTCGGCCTGCGCATTGTCGAGAACGCGTTCCGGCTCGGCGTGGGGACTAATTGA
- the petA gene encoding ubiquinol-cytochrome c reductase iron-sulfur subunit, producing MTTASSADHPTRRDFLFVATGAVAAIGAAATVWPLVSQMNPDASTIAAGAPIEVDLAPIAEGQDIKVFWRGKPIYISHRTKKQIDEARAVPVASLPDPATDQSRVKDGHDQWLVVIGICTHLGCIPIAHEGNYDGFFCPCHGSQYDSSGRIRQGPAPANLPVPPYAFVSDTKIQIG from the coding sequence GTGACGACAGCGTCTTCGGCGGACCATCCGACACGCCGTGATTTCCTTTTTGTTGCAACGGGAGCCGTCGCCGCAATCGGCGCAGCCGCCACCGTGTGGCCGCTGGTTTCCCAGATGAACCCGGACGCCTCGACCATTGCGGCCGGCGCGCCGATCGAGGTCGACCTGGCCCCGATTGCTGAAGGACAGGACATCAAGGTGTTCTGGCGCGGCAAGCCGATCTACATCAGCCACCGTACCAAGAAGCAGATCGACGAGGCGCGCGCCGTGCCGGTCGCGAGCCTGCCCGATCCGGCCACGGATCAATCGCGGGTCAAGGACGGCCACGACCAGTGGCTGGTCGTCATCGGCATCTGCACCCATCTCGGCTGCATCCCGATCGCCCATGAGGGCAATTACGACGGCTTCTTCTGCCCCTGCCACGGTTCGCAGTACGACTCCTCGGGCCGTATTCGCCAGGGGCCGGCGCCGGCCAACCTCCCGGTACCGCCTTACGCATTCGTTTCCGACACCAAAATCCAGATCGGCTAA
- a CDS encoding tRNA (cytidine(34)-2'-O)-methyltransferase, with the protein MHLALFQPDIPQNTGTILRLCACLDVAAHIIEPAGFPVSDRHFRRAGMDYLDQVSITRHDSWSKFEQWRNETGLRLVLFTTKAAGSYLDYRYGRDDILLFGRESAGVPDEVAAVADARLVIPIKPGLRSLNVAMAAAMALGEAMRQTGSAIQR; encoded by the coding sequence ATGCACCTCGCGTTATTCCAGCCCGATATCCCCCAGAACACCGGAACGATTCTGCGCTTGTGCGCCTGCCTGGACGTAGCCGCTCATATCATTGAGCCGGCGGGGTTTCCGGTGTCGGACCGGCATTTCCGCCGGGCGGGAATGGACTATCTCGACCAGGTGTCCATCACCCGCCATGACTCATGGTCAAAATTCGAGCAATGGCGTAACGAGACGGGCTTGCGGCTGGTGCTGTTTACGACCAAGGCGGCGGGTTCCTATCTGGATTACCGCTACGGCCGGGACGATATCCTGCTGTTCGGGCGGGAATCCGCAGGCGTTCCCGACGAGGTCGCCGCCGTTGCCGATGCGCGGCTGGTGATCCCGATCAAGCCGGGTTTGCGCTCGCTCAATGTGGCCATGGCGGCTGCCATGGCATTGGGCGAGGCGATGCGGCAGACCGGTTCCGCGATCCAGCGATAG
- a CDS encoding GIY-YIG nuclease family protein produces MTSDRKAAIAAYKERKTIAGIFVVRCTATSETWVGQSPNLEKIQNRIWFSLRQGSHTCRSLQAAWTAHGPDSLTFAECERLEHEEIAYVRDALLKERVLHWRTELGAKTI; encoded by the coding sequence GTGACGTCAGACAGAAAGGCCGCGATCGCCGCCTACAAGGAGCGAAAGACCATCGCGGGGATTTTTGTCGTCCGCTGCACGGCGACGTCAGAGACATGGGTCGGCCAGTCGCCCAACCTGGAGAAGATCCAGAACCGGATCTGGTTCTCGCTGCGCCAGGGCAGCCATACCTGCCGCAGCCTGCAGGCGGCGTGGACCGCGCACGGGCCCGACAGCCTGACATTCGCAGAATGCGAACGGCTGGAACATGAAGAGATCGCTTACGTCCGCGACGCGCTGCTGAAAGAGCGCGTACTGCATTGGCGGACAGAGCTAGGCGCGAAGACGATCTGA
- a CDS encoding dienelactone hydrolase family protein: MGTSISFKRPDGKDANGYLANAARGNAPGVVVIQEWWGLSDQIKGLCDRFAVAGFDALAPDLYKGKVVPYHDTDAAGKEMNSLDFMDATTQTVRGAAQYLSKNGAKVGLTGFCLGGAVTIIGAVKVPELTAGVVFYGIPPEQAAKPADVKIPLQAHFANKDDWCTPALIDGFEKAMKAAGKSLELFRYDAEHAFVNEQRQSVHDRKAAELAWGRATEFFKKHLG; this comes from the coding sequence ATGGGTACCAGCATCAGCTTCAAGCGCCCGGACGGCAAGGACGCCAACGGCTACCTCGCCAATGCCGCGCGCGGCAATGCGCCGGGCGTGGTCGTGATCCAGGAATGGTGGGGGCTGTCGGACCAGATCAAGGGCCTGTGCGACCGCTTCGCGGTGGCGGGCTTCGACGCGCTGGCGCCCGATCTCTACAAGGGCAAGGTGGTGCCGTATCACGACACCGACGCCGCGGGCAAAGAGATGAACTCGCTGGATTTCATGGACGCCACCACGCAGACCGTGCGCGGCGCCGCGCAATATCTGTCAAAGAACGGCGCCAAAGTCGGCCTGACCGGTTTCTGCCTCGGCGGTGCCGTGACCATCATCGGCGCCGTCAAGGTGCCCGAACTCACCGCCGGCGTCGTGTTCTACGGCATTCCGCCGGAGCAGGCGGCCAAGCCCGCCGACGTCAAAATTCCACTGCAGGCCCATTTCGCCAACAAGGACGACTGGTGCACGCCCGCGCTGATCGACGGTTTCGAGAAGGCGATGAAAGCCGCCGGAAAATCGCTCGAGCTGTTTCGCTATGACGCCGAACACGCCTTTGTCAACGAGCAGCGGCAATCGGTGCATGACCGGAAGGCCGCCGAACTCGCCTGGGGCAGGGCGACGGAGTTCTTCAAAAAGCACCTCGGATGA